Sequence from the Maribacter aquivivus genome:
GCTAATGCGCGTTCTTCAAGTTCCTTTTGTTGGCTTGAAGCGTTAGGGGCATTTATATCTAAACCATCTTGATGGGTCTCAAAATAAATTTCACTACTAGTGCTGAAGCCTTCTTGTTCCACGCGGTTGGTTACAATGGTCTCTGCATTTTTAAATTCATCAGAAGATCCGTTAGAACCTAAAAACCATAGTATAATTGAAATTGCCAAGATTATTTTACCTGCCCCGAAAACAAAACTTTTAGTCTTTTCAAGAACGGTATAGCCAACGTTTTTAAGCAATGGTAATTTGTAATTCGGCATTTCTACCACAAAGAAAGATTTGCTTTTTATTTTAAGTATTTTGTTTAAGATTACTGCCGATAAAATAGCAGCTCCAAAACCCATTAAGTACAATGACATTAAGGTTAGTGCTTTATAACTCAAACCTAGAAAACTACCTTCGGGTATTACCAAAGCTATAATAATCAGGTATACCGGTAAGCGTGCTGAGCACGTGGTAAACGGAGTTACCAATATGGTAATTAGTCTTTCCTTCCAGTTTTCAATGGTTCTGGTGGCCATTACTGCAGGTATTGCGCAAGCGGTACCCGATATTAATGGAACAACACTTTTACCGCTTAAACCAAACGGACGCATTATCCTATCCATTAAAAATACAACCCTACTCATGTAGCCTGTTTCTTCTAACAAGGCTATAAAAAGAAACAAGAAAGCTATCTGCGGAATGAATATAACAATACCACCAATACCAGCTAAAATGCCTTCTGCAATCAGATTTGTAAAAACCCCAGGTGGCAATGTATTTTTTACCCATTCTGTAGCGGACGCAAAGAATCCGTCAATTAAATCCATCGGGTATTCGCTCCACCCATAAATCGCCTGAAATATGGTTAACAGTATTAGAAAAAATATTAGATAGCCAAAAATTTTATGGGTTAATACTTTGTCTAAAGTTGCTCTAAAACCCTTAGCGGCATTAACGTCAACTTTATAGGTTTCTTTTAAGATACCATTTATAAATTGGTATCTTAAAATGGTCTCTTTTTGCTGTAGACGTTTTAATTCAGATTTAGATTTAGTGGCAAATGAAGAGGCATCTTTAAATAGCGTCTTTTCAAGAGGCATAAAATTGACATCTTGTGTAATTACCAACCATAATTTGTACACGTCTTCTTTTGGGAATGCGGTAGCAAGTTTTTCAAAATATTCTGGTGCAATTACAGAAATATCTACATTTTGCGTTTTTGGTAAATTCTTGTGATCGGCTATTAACTCTCTAAGTTTGTCGATACCCGTTTCTTTACGGGTACTTACTAATGCAATTTTTGAGTTTAATTTCTTTTCTAATAATTCAATATCAATAGTAATACCCTTGCGAGACATACGGTCTGCCATGTTAATGACTAGTATGGTGGGTATTTTTAAATCTTTTATTTGTGTAAAAAGTAGCAGGTTTCTTTTTAGGTTCTCTACATCAGAAACTACAATGGCGACATCTGGGTGATCTTTATCGTTTTTATTAAGAAGTAACTCGACCGCAACACTTTCATCTAACGAAGTAGTGTTTAAACTATACGTTCCTGGTAAATCTAAAATATGGGCTTTTACACCTCGGGGAAGTTTACAGATTCCTTCTTTTTTCTCAACCGTTATACCTGGGTAGTTACCTACTTTTTGGTTTAACCCGGTAAGTTGATTAAAAACCGAAGTTTTACCAGTGTTCGGGTTCCCAATAAGGGCTACATTGATTTGTTTGCTCATATAACCGTATTATCTTCAATAATATCAAGTGCTATATGCAAAGCCATTTCTCTTCTAATGGCAATATGTGATCCGTTAACATTGATATAGATAGGGTCGTTTAATGGAGCTACTTGCACTAATTCTACAACGTTGCCAGGTAAACAACCTAGTTCTAGCAGTTTTATAGGTAGTAGGTTTTCAGTGAATTCTTTTATAATTCCCTTTTGACCTCTTTTTAAATGTGCGACTGTAGTTTCCAATCTTTATTTAGATTCATTATAAGTAAGGCAAAAGTAATGGAAATAATATTATTACCTATACTTTTTAGCATAATTAACGGCTAATGCTTGGGCTAATCAATGGTTTTGTAAACCGATGTCGTTACAGATTAAAATCTGTGAAATATTATCTTAACTATACCGTTGAATATGTGTATTTTATTAACATATTAATTTTATATGATTGATTTAATGAGATATTCGGAATTGCCTTTTCTTTCTACAGATCAATGCTTCTAGAAAAAAGCGCAACATTTTGTAATTATAAAAATAACAATGCAATTATCTTAAAAGACCAGAAAAGAGTAATCAACTTAATTAAATACATAAATAACCAATTATGAAAAAACCATTATTAGTGCTATTCCTTTTTGGAACGATGTCCATTTTTGGGCAATCAACCAAAAGCAAGAATATTAAAGTGGCAATTCCTAGTTATGCAAAAAAACCTGTTCCCCAGAATGTAAATACGTATATGGGGGCATTTGCAAACTCAAAGAATGCTGCTTTACCTTTTACTGAAGAAGCCTTTAAAAATGCTTTGAAATTTCAAGATTTCACAAAATTAACAGATGAGAACGGAACGCCAGATTTTCTATTTGCGTTGAACGGATTGTCGATAAAAGATTTAAACTTAACAATATCTCGAAGTAAGGCAAATGAAACCTACAGTGTCTCTATTGTGCCTAAAGCAGATGCTGCAATAGGGATATTGACCATGTTAAATGGTGAAAGTGTGCATTACAATCGTATTGCGGTTCTTCCAAAGGCAGATTCACAAGGAACAATTATTCCTGTAGTTCTTGATTTTACGTTCGAAGAAGAAGAGAAATATTTAACTTTTGCTAATGATGAACAGGCAAAAGGTACACCCTATTTGGTTGAAGAATATTTAAGAGTAAACCTTGGTGATAATTTTTTGACTGAAACATTGGCGCCTGTACTTTATGAGGATTATGATATTAGAGCGAATACAGAATTTGAAAAATTCTATTTTATAAAAGATAAGAAGACAGAAGGTCTAGA
This genomic interval carries:
- a CDS encoding FeoA family protein produces the protein METTVAHLKRGQKGIIKEFTENLLPIKLLELGCLPGNVVELVQVAPLNDPIYINVNGSHIAIRREMALHIALDIIEDNTVI
- the feoB gene encoding ferrous iron transport protein B, with product MSKQINVALIGNPNTGKTSVFNQLTGLNQKVGNYPGITVEKKEGICKLPRGVKAHILDLPGTYSLNTTSLDESVAVELLLNKNDKDHPDVAIVVSDVENLKRNLLLFTQIKDLKIPTILVINMADRMSRKGITIDIELLEKKLNSKIALVSTRKETGIDKLRELIADHKNLPKTQNVDISVIAPEYFEKLATAFPKEDVYKLWLVITQDVNFMPLEKTLFKDASSFATKSKSELKRLQQKETILRYQFINGILKETYKVDVNAAKGFRATLDKVLTHKIFGYLIFFLILLTIFQAIYGWSEYPMDLIDGFFASATEWVKNTLPPGVFTNLIAEGILAGIGGIVIFIPQIAFLFLFIALLEETGYMSRVVFLMDRIMRPFGLSGKSVVPLISGTACAIPAVMATRTIENWKERLITILVTPFTTCSARLPVYLIIIALVIPEGSFLGLSYKALTLMSLYLMGFGAAILSAVILNKILKIKSKSFFVVEMPNYKLPLLKNVGYTVLEKTKSFVFGAGKIILAISIILWFLGSNGSSDEFKNAETIVTNRVEQEGFSTSSEIYFETHQDGLDINAPNASSQQKELEERALAQEIAGYKLEHSYMGHMGKAIEPIVRPLGYDWKIGIAVITSFAAREVFVGTLATIYSVGNDEEETIKNRMAAEVNPRTQKPLFNLASGVSLLLFYAFAMQCMSTLAVVKRETNSWKWPAGQLVFMSLFAYIVALIAYQLLK